A genome region from Triticum aestivum cultivar Chinese Spring chromosome 2B, IWGSC CS RefSeq v2.1, whole genome shotgun sequence includes the following:
- the LOC123046147 gene encoding plasmodesmata-located protein 8 translates to MCKFVSSSSAMHLGNQLRRGRAADAAVAVALLVIGLAAGFTGADTDTFIYAGCSPSKYQPGTPYEGNLKSLLASITNTAPNAAYSSFANGTGDGGAAAYGLYQCRGDLGNGECAACVRDALAQLGQVCPGAYAASLQLEGCYVRYDGTNFVGRPDTAMVYRKCSASTSADAGFLRDRDAVLGALQAAADGYRVGSSGSVQGVSQCLGDLAAADCTACLAQAVGQLTGACGTALAADVHLAQCYVRYWASGYYFRPSQDYSQDDVGRTLAIIIGILAGLALIVVFISFLKKSC, encoded by the exons ATGTGCAAGTTCGTCTCGTCATCGTCGGCCATGCACCTTGGCAACCAACTCCGCCGTGGGCGCGCCGCTGAtgctgccgtcgccgtcgccctgctcgTGATCGGCCTCGCCGCCGGGTTCACGGGTGCGGACACCGACACGTTCATCTACGCGGGGTGCTCGCCGTCCAAGTACCAGCCGGGCACCCCCTACGAGGGCAACCTCAAGTCGCTCCTCGCCTCCATCACCAACACGGCGCCCAACGCCGCGTACAGCAGCTTCGCCAACGGCACGGGCGACGGAGGCGCCGCCGCGTACGGGCTCTACCAGTGCCGCGGGGACCTGGGCAACGGCGAGTGCGCGGCGTGCGTGCGGGACGCGCTGGCGCAGCTCGGCCAGGTGTGCCCGGGCGCCTACGCGGCGTCGCTGCAGCTGGAGGGCTGCTACGTGCGCTACGACGGCACCAACTTCGTGGGCCGGCCCGACACGGCCATGGTGTACCGCAAGTGCAGCGCCAGCACCAGCGCCGACGCCGGCTTCCTCCGGGACCGGGACGCCGTGCTGGGCGCGTTGCAGGCCGCGGCCGACGGGTACAGGGTGGGCAGCTCCGGCAGCGTGCAGGGGGTCTCGCAGTGCCTGGGCGACCTGGCCGCCGCCGACTGCACGGCGTGCCTGGCGCAGGCCGTCGGGCAGCTCACGGGCGCCTGCGGCACGGCGCTGGCCGCCGACGTGCACCTGGCGCAGTGCTACGTCCGGTACTGGGCCAGCGGCTACTACTTCCGCCCGTCACAAG ATTATTCGCAAGATGACGTGGGGCGGACCCTGGCCATAATCATAGGCATCTTGGCAGGGCTGGCCCTCATCGTGGTCTTCATCTCCTTCCTCAAGAAATCAT GTTAA
- the LOC123046148 gene encoding vacuolar-processing enzyme beta-isozyme 1, protein MPASAWWVCGFLPFLAAAAAAADPAKGNWEPLIRLPTEKGDAPAPAPAAPAAEEGVTKWAVLVAGSSGYGNYRHQADVCHAYQILRRGGLKEENIVVFMYDDIAKNSLNPRPGVIINHPKGQDVYAGVPKDYTGKQVTAKNFFAVLLGNKTAVTEGSRKVINSKPKDHIFIYYADHGGPGVLGMPNRPYIYAGDFIKVLREKHASKSYSKMIIYVEACESGSIFEGLLPEDLNIYVTTASNAVENSWGAYCPGMKSSPPTEYDTCLGDIYSVSWMEDSETHNLKKETLKQQYEVVKTRTSKSKEFDKGSHVMEYGDKTFKDEKLFLYQGFDPANSNVANRLLLPDLEGAINQRDADILFMWKRYEKLNGGSEEKQRVLKEIKETVVHRKHLDSSIDFIGKLVFGFENGRTMLEAARSSGQPLVDDWDCLKRTVRLFESQCGSLTQYGMKHMRAFANICNNGISEAEMREASISACGGYDSAKWSPLAVGHSA, encoded by the exons ATGCCTGCGTCTGCGTGGTGGGTTTGTGGGTTCCTCCCGTTCctggcggcggccgcggccgccgcggaTCCGGCGAAGGGGAACTGGGAGCCGCTGATTCGGCTGCCGACCGAGAAGGGTGAtgcccctgcccctgcccctgccgcgccggcggcggaggaaggGGTGACGAAGTGGGCCGTCCTCGTTGCCGGCTCCTCCGGCTACGGGAACTACCGGCACCAG GCCGATGTGTGCCATGCCTACCAGATCCTGAGGAGGGGGGGCCTAAAGGAGGAGAACATTGTGGTGTTTATGTACGATGATATCGCCAAAAACAGCCTCAACCCAAGGCCTggagtcatcatcaaccatcctaaaGGCCAAGATGTTTACGCTGGTGTTCCCAAG GACTACACTGGTAAACAGGTCACCGCTAAAAACTTCTTTGCAGTTCTATTGGGGAACAAAACCGCGGTTACTGAAGGGAGTAGGAAGGTGATAAACAGCAAACCAAAAGACCACATCTTCATCTATTATGCGGATCACGGGGGTCCTGGTGTTCTAG GTATGCCCAACAGGCCATATATTTATGCTGGCGACTTCATCAAAGTGTTACGAGAGAAGCATGCTTCCAAAAGCTATTCGAAAATG ATTATATATGTAGAAGCATGTGAAAGTGGCAGTATATTTGAGGGTTTACTGCCAGAAGATCTTAATATTTATGTTACAACAGCATCAAATGCGGTCGAAAATAGTTGGGGAGCATACTGCCCTGGGATGAAATCATCACCTCCTACTGAATATGATACCTGTTTAGGAGACATCTACAGTGTTTCTTGGATGGAAGACAG TGAAACTCACAATCTAAAGAAGGAAACACTCAAGCAGCAGTACGAGGTG GTTAAAACGAGAACATCAAAATCAAAGGAATTCGATAAGGGTTCTCATGTCATGGAGTATGGTGACAAGACATTCAAGGACGAGAAGCTTTTCCTTTATCAAGGTTTTGATCCTGCAAATTCCAATGTAGCAAACAGGCTGCTTTTGCCCGACCTGGAGGGTGCAATCAATCAAAGAGATGCTGATATTCTTTTCATGTGGAAAAGG TATGAGAAGTTAAATGGGGGATCGGAAGAAAAGCAGAGGGTTCTTAAGGAGATCAAAGAAACTGTGGTACACAGGAAGCATCTCGACAGCAGTATCGATTTCATCGGAAAGCTTGTCTTTGGATTTGAAAATGGGCGTACAATGCTTGAGGCTGCTAGAAGCTCTGGCCAACCATTAGTCGACGATTGGGATTGCCTGAAGAGGACG GTGCGACTTTTCGAATCCCAGTGTGGATCACTTACTCAGTATGGCATGAAACACATGAGGGCGTttgcaaacatatgcaacaatggCATCTCCGAGGCCGAAATGAGGGAAGCAAGCATCAGTGCTTGTGGCGGTTACGACTCGGCCAAGTGGAGCCCACTGGCTGTAGGGCACAGTGCCTGA
- the LOC123046146 gene encoding vacuolar-processing enzyme beta-isozyme 1-like, translating to MYDDIANSPDNPRRGVVINHPKGKDVYHGVPKDYTGDQVTAKNFYAVLLGNKTAVTGGSRKVINSKPEDHIFIFYSDHGSPGSLGMPNSPDVYADDFIKVLRQKHASKSYSKMIIYVEACESGSIFEGLMPQDHNIYVTTASNAVESSWAAYCPEDGTPPPPEYFTCLGDLYSVSWMEDSEAHDLKNETIKEQYEVVKARTAPRNESIRGSHVMEYGDKTFKEDMLFLYQGFDPAKSSIRNRPLPMPSLKSAIKQRDADVLFMWKKYEKLNGGSEEKQRALREVKETVLHRKHLDTSIDFIGKLVFGFDKGPSVLEAVRGSGQPLVDDWDCLKTMVRVFESQCGSLAQYGMKHTRAFANMCNNGVSEAEMKEASISACDGYDMGKWSPLVRGHSA from the exons ATGTACGATGACATCGCCAACAGCCCTGACAACCCAAGGCGTGgagtcgtcatcaaccatcctaaAGGCAAAGATGTCTACCATGGTGTTCCCAAG GACTACACTGGTGACCAGGTCACTGCTAAAAACTTCTATGCAGTTCTCTTGGGGAACAAAACCGCAGTTACCGGAGGGAGTAGGAAGGTGATAAACAGCAAACCAGAGGATCACATCTTCATCTTCTACTCGGATCATGGGTCTCCTGGTTCACTTG GTATGCCCAACTCACCAGATGTTTATGCTGACGACTTCATCAAAGTGTTACGGCAAAAGCATGCTTCCAAAAGCTATTCGAAAATG ATCATATATGTTGAAGCGTGTGAAAGTGGCAGCATCTTTGAGGGTTTAATGCCACAAGATCACAATATTTATGTTACAACGGCATCAAATGCGGTAGAAAGTAGCTGGGCAGCATACTGCCCTGAGGATGGAACACCACCTCCTCCTGAATATTTTACCTGTTTAGGTGACTTATACAGTGTTTCTTGGATGGAAGACAG TGAAGCTCACGATCTAAAGAACGAAACCATCAAGGAGCAGTACGAGGTGGTGAAAGCGAGAACGGCACCCCGAAATGAGTCCATTAGAGGTTCTCATGTCATGGAGTATGGCGACAAGACTTTCAAGGAGGACATGCTTTTTCTCTACCAAGGTTTCGATCCTGCAAAGTCAAGCATCAGAAACAGGCCGCTGCCTATGCCCAGCCTGAAGAGTGCAATCAAGCAAAGAGATGCCGATGTTCTCTTCATGTGGAAGAAG TATGAGAAGTTGAATGGGGGATCAGAAGAGAAGCAGAGGGCTCTCAGGGAGGTCAAAGAAACCGTGCTGCACAGGAAGCATCTGGACACCAGTATCGATTTCATCGGGAAGCTCGTCTTCGGATTCGACAAGGGGCCTTCGGTGCTCGAGGCTGTTAGAGGCTCTGGCCAGCCATTGGTCGACGATTGGGATTGTCTGAAGACGATG GTGCGAGTGTTCGAGTCCCAGTGCGGATCACTCGCTCAGTACGGCATGAAACACACGAGGGCGTTCGCAAACATGTGCAACAATGGCGTCTCCGAGGCCGAGATGAAGGAAGCGAGCATCAGCGCTTGCGACGGCTACGACATGGGGAAGTGGAGCCCGTTGGTTCGAGGGCACAGCGCCTGA